The sequence below is a genomic window from Phoenix dactylifera cultivar Barhee BC4 chromosome 16, palm_55x_up_171113_PBpolish2nd_filt_p, whole genome shotgun sequence.
AAATTGATAGAATTTATAGCCCAAGGTCCTATAAGATAATGAAAGTTCCAACTTCAAAGCATATTATCTTTTGTAATTGCAAACAAGAGCAATGAGATCTGAAACATTCAAGTCAAGGAAAAAAAAGCATATGAAAATAAAGCATCATTACAATATAAAAGAGCAGGAAGCATACTGAGGATCAGTCATCTGAAacagttaatcacataattgtAAATTAACTAATATTGGTAGGTACCACCTATCGAGAGCCAGGCTGTTATGATACTAGGAAAAGCACATGGCAATATCATTAGAATTGATAAAAAATCTTTAGGACAAGTAGGTTAGACTCATCCGATCAAGACCAATTTGCACAGGTAGCTGTTGAAAATTGATTGGCTTTGTACATGTAAGTCTACTAAAGTTCTTTGGCTTAAAACTGTTCAGATGTCTTCTCCACATGTCTTCATTAGTTTGTTTCATCTCAAAGCCCTCAAAATGGAATGCAGTTGTTTTCTTTAGGTCATCCAACCAGGGCCTCAGAAGCAGCAATAGCTAAATATGCTGACCATTCTGGACTATGCCCTATGCTCTCACTGCCTTCCTGGCTACCAATCTCATGAATACTTGACTTTTTAAACCGAGCAACATAAAACTCATCTCATAACCATATTCAATCCAATTCTTGCTCTTGGGTTCTAGGAATAGGACAATCATGCCAAAAAAACTTTGGAgtttgctgaaaattttcattgtttctttCACCAAATCATGCACATTAAAAACTAAAAAGGATATGCTCATACCACCACTAGGTCAGCATTTCAATTTGCTACATTTAGTACAGAGGAAAACTTCTTTCTTAATTGGATCTATATACAAGCTATCCTGACAATTTTTAACCATCCAACCAGGGTTTCAAATACCGGTGCAGGACCttgcacctttttttttttttgccagaaTGGCACAGTACTGGGTACCAACACAAGATACAGGACATCCTGTACTGAAACATTGTCTATTGGTGACTGAAACCTGCTGGAATGATACAGTACCGTTCATACTGTCCCATTCAGCCAatatttgaaaccttgtgtcCAGCATTCAGTTTTGAATACAAATTTAGTGATCAACATGATCAGCTATTATTCCATCTTTTACAAGAAAGTATAGCCAAACATATCGTTTAAAGAaaactataaaaaaaaacagGTTTTGAACCTAAGAAcaatagagaaaaaaagagactaATATGAAATACTATAGAGTTTGCAATATGATGCAAAAGtaaagtctcacttgggaagcCTGGCAAAGAGAAGATTGCTCAGTACATCCAGCATGACCTGAAACTGGCGTGAAGTCATTGTTGCAGTAATATTAGGAGAATTGAAAGAGAGCTCTTTTAGTGGTTTCACCTGGATGTCCATAATAAGCAGTCAAAACAGAGTCGCATAGTACATACTTAAGACCcactaatattattttatatattatatataaatgatgtacacacatgcacacactgaATTTCAGAGAGGACATTCTCAACAAGTTTACATCCTACCTTCAGACCTACAGTTCCACCTTTGTGCCTTGTGTAGCGGAAGTACATTTGACAAGGCATAAACACCCTTTCGAGTAAAGCACCAGTACGTTTTACTTTCGGTGAACTCCTAAGAATCTTAGGGAGCCACTGGAGTCCAGCACCTGGGTCAACATCAGTTGGTGCAACATGAGCTTGAACATGCTCCAGCATCAcagagaattccgctcgtttcCATGTCATTTCAGGTTCTGACTCAGGAATCTGCATATTGCTGGTACCTAGCGCTTGCTCAATCATCTCATATCCAACATGAAGAACTGAGTGGAATGAACGAGCTAAGACACGGCCACTGGCTGCAGCAAGCAGAAATCTACCCtgtgtacatatacatacaagGTCAGCTTCTACACAATAATGGTGAACAGCATTTAACATAATTTTACCTTGATAAACAGTGGATAAAGTAAATACGAAACCATTCATTACTCAAGGCAGACTCATCTAGACTATGAATACATGCTGGTGATGTTACATACCAACGATCCATCAGATCTTTCCAGAATCTAAACAATGTCCACTTATGTGAATTTGTGATGCACAACTGTTTTCCAGACCTAGTGGTGGACAACATTTAACATAATTTTACCTTGACCAACAGTGGATAAAGTACATATGAAACCATTCATTGCTCACAAGGCAGACTTATCTGGATATATTTCTACAAATACATGCTGGTGATGTTACAAACTAACAATCCATTGGAGCTTTTTCATGATTTAAACAATCTTCACTTATGTGTGCGTGATGCACAACATTGTCTCAGACCTAGCGCTGAGGTATTGTACCAGCAAACGACATACATCACTTAGAAGGTTGCATTGCCACCTTGCAACAAATAACTACCGGAAAAATTCCGAATAGTCTGGTGTTTTGATAAGAGTTGACCAAACATTTTGAGAGCAACTGAAATTTCCTACAACACAATTATAATTCAGTATTCTGCAGACAGCTTCATGGAATTGCACATCATACAACAACTATATCTCAGTGCTCATAGCAAGTCAGATGCACCTTGACTTCGAGGTGCTAGGATGCATATTGCTCAGGGATACACAGTATAGTAGGATTGAAGATCTTGATTTGTTGTGTTCAGAGTGTCAAGTAAAAGCAAGAGCTCCTGGCAGTTAAAGACCAAGAATAtatgctaaaaaaaattaagcaaaAGGAAAGTTTAATACCAATAATATTAAATGATTACTCCACATTCCAAGCTTTGATGATTCAAATcctaaagatgaaaaagaacaaATATTGCTCAGTACATGGAATGCAAGGAACATAGTTCACTTACATTAGCTTCTTCTGAATGCAGATTGAATTGAGGTTGAATAACATTCACCATGAAGTGGCGTGTCCCCTCTTCCTCTGAATCATCAAGGTATCCATGCTTCACTGCTAGATGAGCACTGGGACTTAATATATAAATACTAAATATATCTATGAAAGAAGCACAAGCTTACATGGAAGCAAATTGTTAAAGCAAAGCAACGCTGACAATTAAAAGACTCCTCATTTGTGTTGTTAAGCTCTAAAGCTAGAGGTGGCACCAAATAATCCATATCAAAAGAAGAATAATTTTCCCATATCCTACAATGAAGGGAAATGTGCAATACGTCCCGATTAAAACCAAGAGAAATAATAAAGCAAAGCCAAAACTATAAAATTTTAGTTTTCCCTAATTTTAAAGTAAAACCCCACACAGCAAACAATATGAGAAAGATGCTTTCTTAATGAACTCACCAACTATATCAGAGGACGAGCATTCCATTTTAGTTGAAGGAGATGGAGATGAAACTGAACCCACAGTCTCAACTTGTCGAGAAGGAGAATTGACGCTATGGGATGTAGGAGACACAAGGTTATCATCACGAGGCATTTTAGACCCATCATGTATCTGCTGTTCCTCAATCATCTTTCTTTGTGCATACTGCCTAGATGGAGAAGGTTTTGGAAGTTCAAATGCTTTGGATATTCCACCAACCCAGGACCAAACAGCATCTCTGTTTTCTATTGTCCACAAGAGCTTAAGGCCATAAACAAATACACGTTGGCAATTATCAGCTATTACAACATTGAATCCATCATCATCACTAGGATCAGAGCGTGTATGGTCACTTTCGCTACCATTCTCGAACTCAGACCTCACATATGTCATCTCAAGATTCTTTCTACCAGATTCTTGCCATGCCAATAGCCTTGCAGGATCAGCCTTTGGAGCTTGCCTTCGTATTGTGAAATAATCAGAATACAAAAGAAATCCATCATCTCGATTTTTCTCTGTACAATTACTAAAATTATTGTATTTCATACTGCCGACTTTACCCGACAGCACAGTTTGTGAACCTCTCTTTGTTGTTGGAATATCCTGAACTGCAGATGAGTTATTATCCCTATTCAAATATGCTTTCAGCATGTGGAGGTCAAGACCCTGGTAAACAAGATCAAGGTGATCGCGCTTGCAATCAAATGTATACCGCTGCTTACCACGACTATAACAGAGTTCGTACTTCAATTTTGACATTTTAAATGTTAGACCACTAGCAGGATCATCATCTCCTAAAGGCATATGTTCAATGCAAGTAGGTGTAGCATCAACACGAAGAAAAAACTCGGTCATAACTTTGTCCAAGGACAAGTTGCCAGATCTTGCAGCTCTTGGAATTCCAAAGCGTGGCCATTTAGAGAACGTTCTCAGTTTATGAGGAGGATTATAATTTATGTTCCACCATTTGAATATCCATGCAAGGTCATGAGCTCCCAGGTTCATTGTTGGGGAGTCGGTGTTCTCCAACTTTTGTGAAGTATCATAAAAGGCGCCATCTAGTAGCATACTGTCTCCAAAACCCGAAGATGTAGCATGCTTGTCACGTGGCAGCAGAGAAGGTCTGAGAGAAAAATTCCAtcttagagagagagaagttgAACGAAACGGATCATAAACTTTCTTTCGAGGCTCCCCTTCAGAAGGAAGTGCATGCAAATAATGATTTAGGGGATTACCAGAATCACATTGCCAGTCCATGACCACTTCAAGAGAGAAAGCAGGGGAATATAGAAATGGTCTAGAGATACCACATGGAAGTTTTAAACTGGAGTTTTTTGTCAAACTCTCTAGACTGCTTAGATAAATCTTAAATTCCTTTGCAGAAACAACAACACGACCATCTGTTTGCTGGATATCCATGTAATTAGAAATGATTTGAAGTCTGTCTAGCTTCTCATAAGGATTAATTGTCGCATGCAGGTTCCATTTGGTCTCATTGAAATACAAGACAATCTTCCCATGGATatagtacctcatgtcatcccACCATGGCAAGCTGCGCTCCTTTTTAGATGGTTGACTCTGTGAAATATTGACATTTACAGCCTGTGAAGTGCCCACAACATTTTGACCCTTCAAATCAGAATTCTGAATCCTAGTGCTAAGATTAGCCCGGCGCAGGGCTACTGTGAATGCATAACTTACATCTGCAAAAGCTGGCTCATATCCAACTCCAAAAGAAACTTCCCCTTTATGAAAATATATAGGTAAGTCAGAGTACATTTTCATTGGTGGAGTTGTACCACTAGCTGAACGCAGCATCCGTACTCTCCTCCATCTCCCAATGTATACATCCTGATGTATTTGGGGTTGGAAACATGTTGCCTGCAACCAAAGATGGGTTTCGTGAGAAGACAGACATAATGCCAAGACAGTGtgaaaaagcaaagaaaatgGCCATGTTTGTCTAGATTCAGAATCAAAGGAAATGATATACAGCATGAATAACGATTGTCTTCTGCAACCTTCATGAAAAAATTAACATGATATATAaacagttttttttaaaaaaaatgtcacGTCTTATATCACATGTTTGGTGTTAGTAGACTTTTTTCCTGGAGGGAGGCAGTGCACGAGGCTCCTGCAATTGAGGGGTTTGGGGAGGGTCAGAAGCACACAGCCTTACCCTTGTGTGTGTGTGGAGAGGTTGTTTTCACGTTTCAAACTTATGACTTCTAGATCAAAATGGAGCAACTTTACCATCGCGCCAAGGTTCACCCTCTCAATATAGTCAAATTGAACATATCAATTATAATCTGAATATCAACCTTTTAACAGCCTAGTCATATGTGAAAGAGGCTGGTAAACAGTGATAacctttttcaaataaataaaataacacATCCCAGCATGTAGAAGCATAAGTTATGAAGCACCATTCTATTCATGGAGGGTGGCCTAGTGCACCAGGATCCCGCCATTACAGGGTCCAAGGAGGGTTAGATGCACGCCGCCTTTCTTAGTGTGGTGAGGCTATTTTTGTATTTCAAACCCATGACCTCTAagtcacaatggagcaaccttaccttGCCCCAAGGCTCACCCTCATGAAGCACCATTGTAATGTAAATGTGAAAAGTTGAGCAATTTGATTCTGAATTTTTATGGAAGCAAACCATTATTTTGGCCtggcattacaaggaataaattcATAATGTACACTATAAATCTGTGTAAGAATATATCCAATAAACAAAATTACTTTTGATCTAACAGTGATTACGTAGTTAATATATCAAAAATTACATATGGCTATGCATGCTTCTCTAGGCATCAACCGTGCAGGGTATAAAGACTTCATCAATGTAAACTAGATGAACTCAAGTACATGAGATGCATCATGCAAGTAAAACAGAAAGCAGGAAAATCAATTAGGATATTGGATGTCAGCTTCAGTCACACTGCTTATGACAAAATAGAGCACAAAATTGACAATTTCTGCTTTTAATAGAATTATCTGATTCACACTCCCTATCATATCATAAATTTCCATATTTGGACTTTTCCTTTTGACAATGGAACACCTCCTAATAACTCTCAActctcaaattttaatttttttaacaattaaAGTATATAACcatgaatttcaaattaaacaTCCAATGTTGCCTTTGATGGACTAACCTAGTATAAAAGATTCGCTAACTTGCCTGGAAAAAAAACCCCACTCATTCACAAATAATTCTCTAACAATTTTATAATTTAACTAACAATAATCATAAAAAGATTCTTTATTCAGCTAGCTAACAAGGAACATATAATACATCGAGAAAAAAACGAAAGGAAGAATGACATTAGTTTGAgttaaaatatatttagtctTTTATGGTGGTACCAATTAAATTCTCCAACCTTGAAGAAACTAGATAGGGTCCCTCATTGCTGGATGGAAGGTATTCAACTATGATCGGTCATGTATAAGATACTTTTGAAGATTACTACCACAAAACAAACCAACGAAGCAGAAAACATGATGAATTAAATATAAGATGGCATGACAAACCAAAACAAGGAACATTGAACCTGACCTGTTGAGCAAGCACAATACGACCTTGACATTTCCCAGCAGTTGCAGAAAACAATGGAAAAGTGTAATTTCTTAGTTGGAGAACTAAAGAACCTGTATGTAAATGAATATCTCTTCCATACAACCGGGAGAATGGTATATCATTTTCTAAGCAGACAGGATCAAGTTTCTTTATAAATTCAACCATTCCAGAAGAACCTCCTTCAATTTTGGTTAAACTTACATCCAGATCTGTTGCACAGAGTGAGAGAAGGGAAGCTCTATGAGTACTGGGTTTGAAACCAGATTGAAAACCTCTTGAACATGCACCTGATCCTTCTGCAATTACCATTTTTTGACATGCCTGATAATAAGAACGAAATGTCTGCTTATGAATTTCTTCTTGCAATCTCTGAACAGCTAATTTATCATGCACATCAATCTCGATTCCATTATAATGAGTCTTCCTTTCTGAGCACAAGTTATTTGGATCAGCACTTCCTGAAATCATACTGCCAGCAGAGATACTCTCATCAAGTAACTTCAATCGAACAGCTAATTCACAAACTTCATTCTTCATCAAATGGTAATGTTCATCAAGCCAGCCCTGTATGGGCTCTTCCTCAATATCTGCTGTCAGTTTACGTATGACAAATCTAACAGATCCAAATTTTGTTGTTCTGGGCTTTGTTTTTTTCGAGTTTTCCTTCCTAGAAGGAAATATTAGACTGGTTTTAGCAGCAGTAATAAGCTTCAAGCCCCGCAACATGTCCTCAACAGCATCCTCTATGGCACGTAAGTGCAACCTGTAAGGCATGCAGATATGTATGTCAAGCCCTCGAATAACCCAATCTCTTGTTATTGCAGAGTGTGCCCTTGCATCAAGAATGCTACTTGTTGAAACAGGAATACAGGAAATCTGCATGCGGCTACTTTTAAAAACCCTGGCTTCATTAAAACTAAGCATAAGCCCTTCAAGTAGTACACCTATCCTGGCATTCTCAGAAAAGATAGACTGCACATTGATCACTGTTTCAACACCGTCTGCAAGTTCACCAGACACTCTTAACATTTCCACATCAACAGCAAAAATTGACTCCCTTTTTCCATATGGCATCTCAGGTCGCACTTGGTCCAACCTGGTAACATTTTCCTCTGGTTCCATATCTTTCATATCATGGGATTGTACCCTTATTTCATTGCCATAACCTTGGAGCTTCTTATTATGTATCAAAAACCTCAAGCGGGTAAAAAATTCATGTAGTGCCAAATGTGCATCAGGCTCCCATCTGACAGATATATCAGTTGCGCTGAATAGAGAACACACAGCAATATCAGTAAGCCCACCAGTACGGCGCACAAATTTCGCGTTCTGCATATCAACAAGAGTCACTTTAGCACCAGGTTTGTGCTCTTCAGAGTATTCCTGGTAGACCGATCTTGCCCTCTCAACTTCCATCTGTGTTGACTTCTTTTCCCTGTTCACACACAAACTAAGATGGAAGATGTCAAGAGATGttgaaaatttcagattcttgCAATCACCAGGAAGGGTTGAAATAATGCTTGCTCTGCGTGGTGTGCCATCAGCGGAGACACTAATTATAACTTCCCCACCTTGTGAACCAAAATTCACACGCTTCGGATCTGCAATAACTGTATCTTGGATGCTCATATCACCACAATAACTTACAGaacatttttcaagatttagttTCAAAATTTGTGTCCCTTTTGCCGACTTCTTGCTTATGTGCCCCACCCTGTTCTCTGAAGCTCTTTTAACAGAAGATAAACTTTTAAATAGTGATTTGAAAGACATCAAGGTAGATATAAAA
It includes:
- the LOC103710169 gene encoding protein SABRE isoform X3, with amino-acid sequence MPKLDLKFMHRGEDLIVENNIMGIHLGSSKSISYEDSGETTSHFDVQMDLSEIHLLREDTTSILEILKVAAVASVDIPMEPLLPIRAEVDVKLGGTQCNLIMSRLKPWLHLHLSKKKRMTLGKENSRKERSQPSDVKAIMWTCTVSAPEMTIVLYDLNGLPLYHGCSQSSHLFANNIASRGIQVHTELGELHLQMEDEYQECMKENLFGVETNSGSLMHIARLSLDWGHREMELQEKHDPIRWALVFSVDISGMAVHFGFQHVESFISTLMSFKSLFKSLSSVKRASENRVGHISKKSAKGTQILKLNLEKCSVSYCGDMSIQDTVIADPKRVNFGSQGGEVIISVSADGTPRRASIISTLPGDCKNLKFSTSLDIFHLSLCVNREKKSTQMEVERARSVYQEYSEEHKPGAKVTLVDMQNAKFVRRTGGLTDIAVCSLFSATDISVRWEPDAHLALHEFFTRLRFLIHNKKLQGYGNEIRVQSHDMKDMEPEENVTRLDQVRPEMPYGKRESIFAVDVEMLRVSGELADGVETVINVQSIFSENARIGVLLEGLMLSFNEARVFKSSRMQISCIPVSTSSILDARAHSAITRDWVIRGLDIHICMPYRLHLRAIEDAVEDMLRGLKLITAAKTSLIFPSRKENSKKTKPRTTKFGSVRFVIRKLTADIEEEPIQGWLDEHYHLMKNEVCELAVRLKLLDESISAGSMISGSADPNNLCSERKTHYNGIEIDVHDKLAVQRLQEEIHKQTFRSYYQACQKMVIAEGSGACSRGFQSGFKPSTHRASLLSLCATDLDVSLTKIEGGSSGMVEFIKKLDPVCLENDIPFSRLYGRDIHLHTGSLVLQLRNYTFPLFSATAGKCQGRIVLAQQATCFQPQIHQDVYIGRWRRVRMLRSASGTTPPMKMYSDLPIYFHKGEVSFGVGYEPAFADVSYAFTVALRRANLSTRIQNSDLKGQNVVGTSQAVNVNISQSQPSKKERSLPWWDDMRYYIHGKIVLYFNETKWNLHATINPYEKLDRLQIISNYMDIQQTDGRVVVSAKEFKIYLSSLESLTKNSSLKLPCGISRPFLYSPAFSLEVVMDWQCDSGNPLNHYLHALPSEGEPRKKVYDPFRSTSLSLRWNFSLRPSLLPRDKHATSSGFGDSMLLDGAFYDTSQKLENTDSPTMNLGAHDLAWIFKWWNINYNPPHKLRTFSKWPRFGIPRAARSGNLSLDKVMTEFFLRVDATPTCIEHMPLGDDDPASGLTFKMSKLKYELCYSRGKQRYTFDCKRDHLDLVYQGLDLHMLKAYLNRDNNSSAVQDIPTTKRGSQTVLSGKVGSMKYNNFSNCTEKNRDDGFLLYSDYFTIRRQAPKADPARLLAWQESGRKNLEMTYVRSEFENGSESDHTRSDPSDDDGFNVVIADNCQRVFVYGLKLLWTIENRDAVWSWVGGISKAFELPKPSPSRQYAQRKMIEEQQIHDGSKMPRDDNLVSPTSHSVNSPSRQVETVGSVSSPSPSTKMECSSSDIVAVKHGYLDDSEEEGTRHFMVNVIQPQFNLHSEEANGRFLLAAASGRVLARSFHSVLHVGYEMIEQALGTSNMQIPESEPEMTWKRAEFSVMLEHVQAHVAPTDVDPGAGLQWLPKILRSSPKVKRTGALLERVFMPCQMYFRYTRHKGGTVGLKVKPLKELSFNSPNITATMTSRQFQVMLDVLSNLLFARLPKPRKSSLLYPSEDDEDIEEEADEVVPDGVEEVELAKINLEQKERERKLLLDDIRTLSEASDVPADLCQFPEKDGDLWMITSGKPVLVQGLKKELVNIQKSRKAASSALRMALQKAAQLHLMEKEKNRSPSYAMRISMRINKVVWNMLADGKSFAEAEISDMICDFDRDYKDIGVSQFTTKSFVVRNCLPNAKSDMLLSAWNAPPEWGKNVMLRVDAKQGAPKDGNSPLELFQVEIYPLKIYLTETMYRMMWDYFFPEEEQDSQRRQEVWKVSTTAGSRRLRKNFAGPEAAASSSQSTRESEVPGRSSATTAASTNASINQASNHGDASQVSKLQSLKANIVCGSNPELWRTSSSDRTWEENVGESAANELVLQAHSSNTASKSGPLNPTPENQHAVNETSKNKPKESKSVRSGRLSHEEKKVGKSQDEKRARTRKMMEFHNIKISQVELLLTYEGSRFAVNDLRLLMDSFHRVDFTGTWRRLFSRVKKHIIWGVLKSVTGMQGKKFKDKALSQREANGSAVPESDLNFSDSDGGQPGKSDQFPISLLRRPRDGAGDGFVTSIRGLFNSQRRRAKAFVLRTMRGDADSEFHGESSDSDVEFSPFARQLTITKAKKLIRHAKKFRPRGHKSSGLTLQRDSFPSTPRESTPFQSDSSGPSSYEDFHD